One Caloramator mitchellensis DNA window includes the following coding sequences:
- a CDS encoding AAA family ATPase: MKMKIPLGISDFKSLKSDDYYFVDKSLLIKEVIEDGAQVLLFARPRRFGKTLNMSMLKYFFDINSNSGDLFKGLKITEDEEIMTKQGKYPVIYLTFKDEKYSKWENTIKGIEILVSKLYENFDYLLNSKEISDHKKEEMRKIIRREIDNVELSKSILNLCELLYRHHNSKVVILVDEYDVPIQSGYIHGFYDEIIEFMRNFLSGGLKDNPYLEKAVITGILRISKESIFSGLNNLKVNTMLNEQYSEYFGFTEGEVEQILDYYGLKFKFGDIRDWYNGYLFGKDVIYNPWSVLYYTANYNEGLKPYWVNTSTNDLVKILLTNGGQEIKKDLEDLIKGDKILKRIDENIILPDVDKSSESVWSFLLYSGYLKASDKNLKEGKLYCNLTIPNNEVMYLYKEVILSWITDNISINRFETMIKSLLKKDIETFEEILSDYVFKSASYFDIERESEKFYHALVLGMLIATEEYYHIKSNRESGLGRYDIMMIPKESTNPGIIIEFKKVNTRKNETLETAAQNALTQIENQKYRQELVDLGIKEIIEMAVVFEGKEVLVKIK, from the coding sequence ATGAAAATGAAAATCCCTTTAGGAATTAGCGATTTTAAAAGCCTGAAATCAGATGATTATTATTTTGTTGATAAGAGCTTATTAATTAAAGAAGTTATTGAAGATGGTGCTCAGGTTCTACTGTTTGCAAGACCAAGACGTTTTGGGAAAACATTAAATATGAGCATGTTGAAATATTTTTTTGATATAAATAGCAATAGTGGAGATTTATTTAAAGGGTTAAAAATTACTGAAGATGAAGAAATTATGACAAAACAAGGAAAATATCCTGTTATTTACTTGACTTTTAAAGATGAAAAGTATTCAAAATGGGAAAATACTATTAAGGGGATAGAAATACTGGTTAGCAAGCTTTATGAAAACTTTGATTATTTATTAAACAGCAAAGAAATCTCAGACCATAAGAAGGAAGAAATGAGGAAGATAATTAGAAGAGAAATTGACAATGTTGAACTTTCTAAAAGCATATTGAATTTATGTGAGCTTTTATACAGGCATCACAATTCTAAAGTGGTGATATTAGTTGATGAATACGATGTTCCAATCCAAAGCGGATACATACATGGATTTTATGATGAAATAATTGAATTTATGAGGAATTTCTTAAGCGGTGGTTTAAAGGACAATCCTTATCTTGAAAAAGCAGTTATAACTGGCATATTAAGAATATCTAAAGAGAGCATTTTTTCAGGTCTTAACAATCTGAAGGTCAATACCATGCTCAACGAGCAGTATAGTGAGTATTTTGGCTTTACTGAAGGTGAAGTAGAACAGATTTTAGATTATTATGGTCTTAAGTTTAAATTTGGAGATATTCGAGATTGGTATAACGGTTATTTGTTTGGGAAAGATGTAATATATAATCCATGGTCAGTTCTTTATTATACAGCAAATTATAATGAAGGATTAAAACCATATTGGGTTAATACAAGCACAAATGACCTTGTAAAGATTCTCCTGACAAATGGCGGTCAAGAGATTAAGAAGGACCTTGAAGATTTGATTAAAGGTGATAAGATACTGAAAAGAATTGATGAGAACATTATATTACCTGATGTTGATAAAAGCTCTGAAAGCGTATGGAGTTTCTTACTCTATAGTGGTTATCTTAAGGCTAGCGATAAAAATTTAAAAGAAGGTAAGCTCTATTGTAACTTAACAATCCCAAACAATGAAGTAATGTATCTTTATAAAGAAGTTATTTTATCATGGATTACGGATAATATAAGTATTAATAGATTTGAAACAATGATTAAGAGTCTTTTGAAAAAGGATATAGAAACATTCGAGGAAATACTGAGCGATTATGTATTCAAAAGCGCAAGTTATTTTGACATAGAAAGAGAAAGTGAAAAATTTTATCATGCTCTGGTTTTAGGCATGCTAATTGCAACTGAAGAATATTATCATATTAAATCCAACAGAGAGAGTGGACTTGGAAGATATGATATAATGATGATTCCTAAAGAAAGCACTAACCCTGGAATAATAATTGAATTTAAAAAAGTGAATACAAGAAAAAATGAAACTCTTGAAACTGCGGCACAAAATGCATTGACGCAGATTGAAAATCAGAAATATAGACAAGAACTTGTCGATTTAGGAATAAAAGAAATAATAGAAATGGCAGTTGTTTTTGAAGGAAAGGAAGTTCTTGTTAAGATAAAATAA
- a CDS encoding UPF0175 family protein: MNLVKVEIDVPETLLSYVDVNDVEYRKKIRELMVFELVKENKISYGKAAEILGLSKLQFITDLGKMGIAYFDMEGSEVLEDAKMLDKLLEEER, translated from the coding sequence ATGAATTTAGTAAAAGTTGAAATTGACGTTCCCGAAACATTACTTAGTTATGTGGATGTAAATGATGTTGAATATCGAAAAAAAATAAGGGAATTAATGGTTTTTGAACTGGTAAAAGAGAATAAAATATCATATGGTAAGGCTGCTGAAATATTGGGGTTAAGCAAGTTACAATTTATAACTGACCTTGGTAAAATGGGTATAGCTTATTTTGATATGGAAGGTTCAGAAGTTTTAGAGGATGCAAAAATGTTAGATAAACTTTTGGAGGAAGAAAGATAA
- a CDS encoding recombinase family protein, with translation MNVAAIYSRKSKYTGKGESIDNQISIFKDYLERMGISDYLIYEDEGFYSTEFVKMKIKTILNNPAYVKATKEVFDYIESKGITVLLLYNKRKGKGEFKDKSLWVCAVAKHEGIIEAKDWIEVQKSLEKNKEKAPRLGNSKFGLLSGIIRCAKCKSTMKVIYGVLNEKTGEKPHYYSCTMKLNSGKTR, from the coding sequence TTGAATGTTGCAGCAATTTATTCAAGAAAATCAAAATACACAGGGAAAGGCGAATCAATTGATAATCAAATATCTATTTTCAAGGACTATCTTGAAAGGATGGGCATTAGTGATTATTTAATTTATGAGGATGAAGGTTTTTACAGCACTGAATTTGTTAAGATGAAAATTAAAACAATACTTAATAATCCTGCATATGTTAAAGCAACTAAAGAGGTTTTTGACTATATAGAAAGTAAAGGAATAACTGTACTTTTGCTCTATAATAAAAGAAAAGGTAAAGGCGAATTTAAGGACAAAAGTCTTTGGGTGTGTGCAGTTGCAAAACATGAAGGAATAATTGAAGCTAAAGATTGGATTGAAGTTCAAAAGAGTCTTGAAAAGAACAAAGAAAAAGCACCAAGGCTCGGCAACTCAAAGTTTGGTCTATTATCAGGTATCATAAGATGTGCAAAGTGCAAAAGCACAATGAAGGTTATATATGGAGTGTTAAACGAAAAAACAGGAGAAAAACCTCATTACTATTCCTGCACAATGAAGCTTAACTCAGGAAAAACAAGGTGA